GGAAGGGCCTTAAATTACAACAGAACAAACGGATCAATCATCATCCTTGCCGTCATCAATAAGAAAGAGTTCCCTTTTCTTTTTCTCAAAAACCACCGCAGCCCGAAAAGCCGCAACAGCCAAAGCCAGAATACTTAGGATCAAGATCAATCCTTTCTGAAACTCCCACTTCTGGCGGATAATCATATCAATAATAAAATTTGATTGGAAATTATTCGAATAGTATATCAGTAAAGGAATGCATAGCAATGCCAACCCGAGAAATACAACTTCCAGCCAAATAAAACTCCTGCCCAGAAGCATAATGAACAGGGTCGAATCACGAACTACTCTGAGAGTGACCAGCCGCTTTTTAAGCTTTCCTAAACGATCATCAATGCGATCCAGATAACGCTGGGTTTTGCGGAACGTTTCCGCCACATTGAGCTGCTGGGTCTTAATCCAATAAATCTTATCGGCACAATAGTTGAAATCACTGTTGAATTCAGTCAACAGTTTGGGAAAAGGAAACCATGAAGCCTCACGCTGAATGTCCAGCAGTTCCTCACGGTAAATTTCAAGCTTCTTGTTGATAACCTTAATTTCATATTCGACCCGCTTTTCAATTTCAGCAGTCAGCCGCGCTATTCCGATGGTCAGTTGCCTGAAAGCTACATAGTTTTTTATCTTAGCCAACTTATTCATGCGGTCCATGAACCGGGCTGCCTCTTCAGCGAATTCATGCCCTTCCTCAAACCACTGTGCAATATCCGAAGAAAGAGTGTCCATTCCCGAGGCGACTTCCTTGGCCTCCGCTTCAGCAATTTCCCAAAGCTCACCCATCTCCTGCAAAACAGTCAACCTGCCCCGGTCAAGTTCTGGATCTATCGCCACCCTGTTGAAATAATGGGGGTCCTTTTCAATAATATCCTGAAATGTTGAAATGGCCTGCTCGGCAAAGCCCATCTTAACCATGCATACAGCCCGGCGATATTGCGGCTCCAGCCAATCCGGGCACTTGCTCTGCGCTTTTTTGTAAAGATCACTGGCCTCTCCGAGCTCGCCCATAACTTCCTGCATCCTGCCTTGCAGATAAACAAAATACCCCTGTTGCAATGGCGAATAGCAAAGCCTTTCAGCCTCCTGCCAATAAAAATAAGCCTGCTCGAGATCACCGCCTTCCAATTCGTAAAATGCCATCAGCGAACGCGGCTGATAGCTGCGACTGAAACGGATCATGGCATTCTTGATCAAGGTTTCAGCCTCATTTCTGGAACCTCTTTGCAAGGCCTCATAGGCGGACCAGATCAGCTCCCCTTCTTCCGGTCCCTGATCCTTGATTCCAAGGGGCCAATCCTTGCCCCGGCAACGCCAGACCATATACACTGTGCGCAACTGAGAAATTGCGTTAATTGCAAAAAGAGCCCGGGTAACAATGCCCTCATACCCTTTACCCTTATGCAAGAGATTTGAAAACTCCTCGATAACGTTATCTTTTCCCTGCATCTGCAAATCAATATTCTGAAACCCTTCAGTAAATTTATCACTGTCGATGGCTGCAAGCTGCTTCCAGACCACCGGATCGAGGCCTTCCAGAGTCCGGCTGGGACAATCTGACGGAAGGTGGTTTTTCATGCCGCAATAAAAACAATCATCCAATTCTCCCACTGAAACCCTGCGGGAAATAGTAACCGACACTGCTGCCGATCCGCTATCATTGACTCCTTGCTTGAGACTGACATGACACCATCCGTCCACATTCTCCTGCTCACTCCCGAAGCGCACTTCATTAACTGCGAAGTCGTTCCCAAGCAGAAAAGCGTCCCGATAGCGCAAATGCGGACAATCAGGGGTAAGCTTGTCCCAATCAAGGTTAACTTTGCGGATTACCTCATCGTTAAAGCTCATATTCATCTGCGGCACCAGTGCCATAACTGAAGGCCAATATGAAACTTCTTCATTCAACTCGTTATTTCTAACCTTGCTGATAAGCACAAGCAGTTCACGCAGGAAGGTACGGAGCAGAGAAAAAGATGCAATGGGCAGGATAACCTTTACATCTGAGGTTATGTACTGAATGCCCAACCTCTGAAGCATGACCTGAACCTCAGAAAAAAATGACCGCCAGCCTTTAATGAATTCCTTGTCCGAGGGATTACCCACCGGAATTAAGATAAAATACCAATCTTGCAGGGAATCATAGCCAAGCCCCTGGTCCGGGACCAAGGTCTGCCAGCCGGATTTGGAAATCCCGGTAGGCGTCCGGACATCCTCAAGGTTCAAGCCGGCAATGGCTTTGACTGAGTCGGCCAGCTTGGGATGAATAGTAATCTCAAATTCAGTAGGGAGTGCTGTTTCCTGAGTAGTAAACTCATCATCGACCTTAAGAGAAAGATCAAGATTGTAATCAACCAAAAGCGTAGCCGGCATAACCTGAATAAAAAGTTCCATGGGGTTGAGCCTGGCCCAGATTTCAAGACGAGCCACAACCCGGAAGACATCATCGCTGAAGAAAAACCAGTAAGATTGGTTGTGTTCTTCGCTCATGAGCATGCCTCCAAAATCACGCATACTGCGGACAATGGAGTCTTCCAGAGCTCCCCCCCAGACTATCCAGACACCAAATCCACGGTTAACCATACGAGAATGGCTGACAACAGGGAATTTTTCAAATAAAGTTGAAATCGAATACAAAACAACAACTCCTTACCTGCGGAGGAATTATGGACATTTCAAAAAAAATAGCTGAGCTCAAACAAGATCCGGAATTCGCCGAAAATGTAGGCATGATCCTGATCCACAACGGAATCGTCCGCGGCTGGTCGCGGGGAACCCGTGAAGAAGTCACCGGCATCGAAATCAAGGCTGACCACGATAAGATTGAACAAATCCGCAAGGAACACGAGCAACTCCCCGGAATTTATAAAATCGTTACCCATGCCAACGAAGGCTCTTTCAAGCCGGGCGACGACCTACTCTTCCTCATCGTAGCGGGTGACATTCGTGAAAATGTCAAGGAGTGCCTTTCCAGCCTGCTCGACAGAGTCAAGACCGAAGCCTTCAGCAAGAAAGAAATTCTCGCTTAATTTAATCATTAGAGGGCCGGAGTATATTTATTCAAATATTCCGGCCCGTTTTATATTTTAATTATTTCAGCAGGCACAACCGTCTTCCCGGTCGCAACATCCTGCATCAGCCGCTCCATTTTTGCAGCCTGCCCGTCACGTCCCCGCTTCCTGCATCCGCCGATATAAAAACCGGCCTTACGCTGTAATTCAGCAAGAGCCATGTCATATTCATCCCCGGAGAGATTTCCTGCATGAAGCAGCTTAACTATAGCGTAGATTCTGTATAAGTCCAAACACCCTACGCTGTTGGATAATTGGTCAGGACGCCCGCCGTGCTTTACCGTCAAACGCTCACGCAAAAGACCTACCGGATATTTAAGTCCGGCCCTGATCCAAAGGTCGTAGTCCTCGCAGGCAGGCATATCTTCGTCGAACGGCCCCAATTCATCCCAGAACTTGCGGCTGAAGATCACACAGGAAGGGCTGACCATACACATTTCAAGTGAACGGTCGAAAAACATTCCTTCCGGCTTTTCGTGCTTTTTACACTGGTTGACCCGTTTGCCCTTACGAATCCAGATTTCATCGGTCTGACTGATTTCAAAACGACCCTCTTCCATAAAAGGCACTTGCTTTTGCAATTTTTCCGGCACCCATTCATCATCAGAATCCAGCAAAGCAATAAATTCACCCTGTGAAGCGGATATTCCAACATTGCGTGCTGCTGAAACACCCCTATTCTCCTGCTGAACAACCTTCAAACGGGGATCATCATATTCCGCCAGCCTTTTCGCTGTATCATCTGTAGAACCGTCATCCACAATCAGGCATTCGAAATCCGTAAATTTCTGATCAAGCACAGAATCAACCGCCCGGCAAACCCGCTCCGCCCGATTGTAAGTTGGTATAATTACAGATACTTTGGGCATATTATTTAACCTATCCAATTAATCACCTATATTATTACGATAAAAATTCATATCCGTACCAAATGGTATTTGATCATGTTAATAAAAAAACATACCCTGTGTATAGTTACGCAAGGTTGATTTTTCACCAGACCCTTTATTTTTTTACGGATTGCCATTTACCCCATGCGAATTTTCCAAGTTATCAACGTCCGCTGGTTCAATGCCACCTCATGGTATGCCCTTTATCTGAGCAAATTGCTGCAAGATGCCGGACACGAAGTGTTGCTCATCACTGTCCCCGGTTCTGAAACCGAAGAAAAAGCCCTTGAAATGGGACTAAATGTTGAAACCATAGAACTCAACTCCGCCCGACCGCATAAACTCATTAAAGCCTGCTCGCAGGTTTTTTCCCTGATCAAAAAACACAAACCGCAAGTAGTAAACTGCCATCGCGGAGAAGCATTTTTCTGGTGGGGAATACTGCGAAAAATGGGCATGGGCTACAAACTGGTCAGGACCAGAGGCGACCAACGGCTTCCCAAAAGTGACTTTTTTAACCGCTATCTGCACTCCAAAGTAGCTGATGCCGTAGTCGTTACCAATAAAAGAATGGCTGACCATTTTCTGAAAAAAATGGAACTGGCTCAAAACCGGCTCTGGCTGATCCACGGAGGAGTGGATAACAAGAAATTTTGCTTTGATCCTGAAGGACGTAGGAAGGTGCGGGAACAATTCGGCTTCAGTGATGATGACGTTGTCATCGGCATGCTCGGAAGGTTTGACCGGGTCAAAGGCCAGAAAGAACTCATTGAAGCCCTCGCCAAAACCCGCAACAACGTGAAGGACAAAAACATCAAATTGTTCTTAATCGGTTTTCCCACTGCCACCAGTAAGCACGAAGTGGACACATGGCTTACCGATAACGGACTGACCGAAATAACCGCCATCAGCGGCAAATGCGAAGATGTGACCGCGTGCATTTCTGCCATGGATATCGGAGTAATAGCTTCACTCTGGTCGGAAACCATCGCCCGAGCGGCATTGGAAATTATGGCCTGCGACAGGCCGCTCATTTCAACTTCCGTCGGGGTCATGCCG
The window above is part of the Marinifilum sp. JC120 genome. Proteins encoded here:
- a CDS encoding molybdenum cofactor biosynthesis protein, translated to MDISKKIAELKQDPEFAENVGMILIHNGIVRGWSRGTREEVTGIEIKADHDKIEQIRKEHEQLPGIYKIVTHANEGSFKPGDDLLFLIVAGDIRENVKECLSSLLDRVKTEAFSKKEILA
- a CDS encoding glycosyltransferase family 2 protein, whose protein sequence is MDRLNNMPKVSVIIPTYNRAERVCRAVDSVLDQKFTDFECLIVDDGSTDDTAKRLAEYDDPRLKVVQQENRGVSAARNVGISASQGEFIALLDSDDEWVPEKLQKQVPFMEEGRFEISQTDEIWIRKGKRVNQCKKHEKPEGMFFDRSLEMCMVSPSCVIFSRKFWDELGPFDEDMPACEDYDLWIRAGLKYPVGLLRERLTVKHGGRPDQLSNSVGCLDLYRIYAIVKLLHAGNLSGDEYDMALAELQRKAGFYIGGCRKRGRDGQAAKMERLMQDVATGKTVVPAEIIKI
- a CDS encoding glycosyltransferase: MRIFQVINVRWFNATSWYALYLSKLLQDAGHEVLLITVPGSETEEKALEMGLNVETIELNSARPHKLIKACSQVFSLIKKHKPQVVNCHRGEAFFWWGILRKMGMGYKLVRTRGDQRLPKSDFFNRYLHSKVADAVVVTNKRMADHFLKKMELAQNRLWLIHGGVDNKKFCFDPEGRRKVREQFGFSDDDVVIGMLGRFDRVKGQKELIEALAKTRNNVKDKNIKLFLIGFPTATSKHEVDTWLTDNGLTEITAISGKCEDVTACISAMDIGVIASLWSETIARAALEIMACDRPLISTSVGVMPDLLPQEALVPAQDVTQLSLKITEAINNPEFREKLLEEHKRTMSQLSGEDFLKRTMTLYQGILN